One Calditrichia bacterium DNA window includes the following coding sequences:
- a CDS encoding serine hydrolase — MHKRQLMLLIFLFLSNAIFSQNTIETIDATVKQYVGKDLFSGVVLVTENGKPVYETAFGMLDREQNIPMKTDTKLKIGSIVKDFTAVLILQLAEQNKLDLDDPMGKYLDMFPAEISQKVTIRQLLRHEAGFGDYLRDPLPRETMDSLTTVARIIDLFKNEPLLFEPGTDEQYSNSGYTVLGAIIEKVTGKSYFDAVEQHILQPLGMSETLFHWRKIAAQSTRPKWYMRSATGRIFPAEVDEWPSPSGGAYATVGDLFKFEHSLLRDNRLLSDRSKGIKAARFSAEPAEWQNLLNDPKYISGKAGGSPGNNSLVLSQPAKGYTVIVLANMDEPIAEVVGKQIFTILSGGEPEPVRLTVFEQMYQTWKAHGSDYLRQNFERILANYELMDPPDFVLNRVGYDLLFEDNVDAAIDIFTVNTQLFPQIANTWDSLGEAHMVKGNRKLAIENYRKSLALNPGNQNAAEMLQKLETED, encoded by the coding sequence ATGCACAAAAGACAGCTTATGCTATTGATATTTTTGTTCTTATCCAACGCAATTTTTTCACAAAACACCATCGAAACCATCGATGCGACAGTCAAACAATATGTCGGAAAAGACCTGTTTTCCGGCGTCGTTTTGGTCACCGAAAACGGGAAACCGGTTTACGAAACAGCATTTGGGATGCTCGATCGCGAACAAAATATCCCGATGAAAACGGACACTAAATTGAAAATCGGCTCGATCGTGAAGGATTTTACGGCAGTGTTAATTCTACAACTTGCGGAGCAAAATAAACTCGATCTCGATGATCCGATGGGCAAATATCTCGATATGTTTCCGGCGGAGATCAGCCAAAAAGTGACCATCCGGCAATTGCTGCGTCACGAGGCTGGCTTTGGCGATTATCTGCGCGATCCGCTCCCCCGCGAAACGATGGATTCGCTGACAACCGTTGCGCGAATTATCGATCTGTTCAAAAACGAACCGCTGCTGTTTGAACCGGGAACCGATGAGCAATATTCAAATTCCGGTTACACGGTGCTCGGTGCGATCATCGAGAAAGTGACCGGGAAAAGCTATTTTGACGCGGTTGAGCAACACATTTTGCAGCCGCTTGGCATGAGCGAAACGCTGTTTCACTGGCGCAAAATCGCGGCACAGTCGACGCGACCGAAATGGTATATGCGCTCCGCAACCGGCAGGATTTTTCCCGCTGAAGTTGACGAATGGCCGTCGCCGTCCGGCGGGGCGTATGCCACGGTTGGCGATTTGTTCAAATTTGAGCATTCGCTGTTACGCGATAACCGGCTGCTGTCTGATCGCTCCAAAGGCATCAAAGCGGCACGATTTTCTGCAGAACCAGCAGAATGGCAAAATCTGCTGAACGATCCGAAATATATTTCCGGCAAAGCCGGTGGTTCGCCCGGCAACAATTCGTTGGTGCTCAGTCAACCGGCGAAAGGTTACACGGTTATCGTGCTAGCAAATATGGATGAACCGATCGCAGAAGTTGTTGGAAAACAAATATTTACCATCCTCTCCGGCGGTGAGCCGGAACCCGTTCGACTGACCGTATTTGAGCAAATGTATCAAACCTGGAAAGCGCACGGCAGCGACTATCTGCGACAAAATTTTGAGCGCATTCTGGCAAATTACGAGCTGATGGACCCGCCGGATTTTGTGCTCAATCGCGTGGGTTACGATCTGCTGTTTGAGGACAATGTGGACGCCGCCATCGACATTTTTACGGTGAACACCCAATTGTTTCCGCAAATCGCCAACACCTGGGACAGCCTCGGCGAGGCGCACATGGTGAAAGGCAATCGCAAACTGGCGATTGAAAATTACCGCAAATCGCTGGCGTTGAACCCCGGCAACCAAAACGCGGCGGAGATGTTGCAAAAACTGGAAACTGAAGATTAG
- a CDS encoding ABC transporter permease subunit, giving the protein MLKFIIEKELREIIGSRKFAVTFGICATLIVLAFYVGARNYQVSRAQYEAALQENIRQMSDLTDWLMVEHRVFLPPEPLAALVGGVSNDIGRNILMYGRGELTAEDSRYGDDPIFAVFRFLDLEFIFTIILSLFAILFAYDAVNGEKERGTLRLTFANAIPKDSYILGKIIGAFLALGLPLLLAILIGSLLLPLMGVPMAGSDWAKLALISLAGLLFFGVFLTLSVWISALTRRSATAFLMMLVIWIFAVMIIPRSAVLLAGRSVDVLSVDEINAQKSRFRSQLWKEDKDKMKSFRPENKDDVQATVQQFQKFMQELAEGREEKSRELSARLQEQRRNGQTVQENLALGLARLSPAASFSLAATHLAGTSIAMKQDYLDAANNYQQSYANFMKEKTGGMLREGGMIIRTITEGEDAPPKIDPYEIPAFEYRSPELRESLAAALPDFGLLALLNIICFAGAFFSFLRYDVR; this is encoded by the coding sequence ATGCTAAAATTTATCATCGAAAAAGAGCTGCGGGAGATCATCGGATCGCGGAAATTTGCGGTGACCTTCGGGATTTGCGCAACGCTGATCGTGCTGGCGTTTTACGTGGGCGCGCGCAACTATCAGGTCAGTCGTGCGCAATACGAAGCCGCGCTGCAGGAAAACATCCGGCAAATGAGCGACCTCACCGACTGGCTGATGGTCGAGCATCGCGTATTTTTGCCGCCGGAACCGTTGGCGGCGCTGGTCGGTGGTGTGTCCAACGATATCGGGCGCAACATTCTGATGTATGGCCGCGGCGAGCTGACCGCCGAAGACAGCCGCTACGGCGATGATCCCATTTTCGCGGTGTTCCGTTTTCTCGATCTGGAATTTATTTTCACAATTATTCTATCGCTATTCGCGATTCTGTTCGCGTACGACGCCGTGAACGGCGAAAAAGAGCGCGGCACGCTGCGGCTCACCTTTGCCAACGCCATCCCGAAAGACAGCTACATTTTGGGCAAAATTATCGGCGCATTTCTGGCGTTGGGACTGCCGTTGCTGCTGGCAATATTGATCGGATCGCTGCTGCTGCCGCTGATGGGCGTACCGATGGCCGGCAGCGATTGGGCAAAACTGGCGCTCATCTCTTTGGCGGGACTGCTCTTTTTCGGGGTGTTTCTCACGCTGTCAGTGTGGATTTCCGCGCTGACCCGTCGCTCGGCAACCGCATTTTTGATGATGCTGGTCATCTGGATTTTCGCTGTGATGATCATCCCCCGCAGTGCAGTGCTGCTGGCCGGTCGTTCAGTGGATGTGCTCTCCGTCGATGAAATCAACGCACAGAAAAGCCGTTTCCGCTCGCAACTCTGGAAGGAAGACAAAGACAAAATGAAATCCTTCCGCCCGGAGAACAAAGATGATGTGCAGGCAACCGTTCAGCAATTCCAGAAATTCATGCAGGAGTTAGCGGAGGGACGTGAGGAAAAATCCCGCGAACTGAGTGCCCGGCTGCAGGAACAGCGTCGCAACGGGCAAACGGTGCAGGAAAATCTGGCGCTGGGACTGGCGCGATTATCGCCGGCGGCATCGTTTTCGCTGGCAGCGACGCACCTCGCCGGGACGTCCATCGCAATGAAACAGGATTACCTCGACGCTGCGAATAACTATCAGCAGAGCTACGCGAATTTCATGAAAGAGAAAACCGGCGGCATGCTTCGCGAAGGTGGGATGATCATTCGCACCATCACAGAGGGCGAGGATGCACCGCCGAAAATCGATCCGTATGAAATTCCCGCGTTCGAATACCGATCGCCCGAACTGCGCGAATCGCTGGCGGCGGCTTTGCCGGATTTCGGGTTGCTGGCGTTGCTGAACATCATTTGTTTCGCCGGTGCGTTTTTCTCGTTTTTGCGATACGACGTGCGGTAA